Proteins from one Vulgatibacter sp. genomic window:
- a CDS encoding hemolysin family protein: MVALVLVNGFFAGSEIALVSLRKTRLRELVESGSGSAAAVQRLRDKPERFLATVQIGITVVGATAAAFGGASFAGDLEPTVAAIPGLARYAGEIALALVVVLVSYLSLVLGELVPKSLALRSSERYALLVGRPIWGLSLLARPLVWFLTASSNAVLRLFGDKTSFTESRLSPDELQQLLEEAARTGSLDPDAGNIASRAIDFGELTASEVMVPRNRVIGIERTAKPDELRRVILEEGHSRMPVYEETIDNVVGYISIKDVIALAWEQQLIVLEDLIRPAYFVPETMLATDLLREMQHRRIAIAVVVEESGGMAGIVTTEDLIEEVVGEIFSEQDEPEPALIHREADGTALVQAIAPIREVNRALDLDLPEGDGWSTIAGLAIHLAGRIPEKGTRLEVRDRSVLEVLEASPRRVRLVRVVPPPRLAAGEEPAE, from the coding sequence ATCGTCGCCCTGGTCCTCGTGAACGGCTTCTTCGCCGGTTCGGAGATCGCCCTGGTCTCCCTGCGGAAGACGCGGCTGCGGGAGCTGGTGGAGAGCGGCAGCGGTTCCGCCGCTGCGGTGCAGCGGCTCCGCGACAAGCCCGAGCGCTTCCTCGCCACGGTGCAGATCGGCATCACCGTGGTGGGCGCCACCGCAGCGGCCTTCGGCGGCGCCTCCTTCGCGGGAGACCTCGAGCCCACCGTCGCGGCGATCCCCGGTCTTGCGCGCTATGCGGGAGAGATCGCCCTGGCGCTGGTGGTGGTGCTGGTCTCCTATCTCTCGCTCGTCCTCGGCGAGCTGGTGCCCAAATCCCTCGCCCTCCGGTCCTCCGAGCGCTACGCGCTGCTGGTGGGCCGGCCGATCTGGGGCCTCTCGCTCCTCGCCAGGCCCCTGGTCTGGTTCCTCACCGCCTCCTCGAACGCGGTCCTGCGCCTCTTCGGCGACAAGACCTCCTTCACCGAATCGCGCCTCTCCCCCGACGAGCTGCAGCAGCTCCTCGAGGAGGCGGCCCGCACCGGCTCTCTCGATCCCGACGCCGGGAACATCGCCTCCCGGGCGATCGACTTCGGCGAGCTCACCGCCTCCGAGGTGATGGTCCCCCGCAACCGCGTGATCGGCATCGAGCGCACCGCGAAGCCGGACGAGCTGCGCCGCGTGATCCTCGAGGAGGGCCACTCGCGGATGCCGGTCTACGAGGAGACCATCGACAACGTGGTCGGCTACATTTCGATCAAGGACGTGATCGCGCTCGCGTGGGAGCAGCAGCTGATCGTCCTCGAGGATCTGATCCGGCCCGCCTATTTCGTTCCCGAGACCATGCTCGCCACCGACCTGCTCCGCGAGATGCAGCACCGCCGCATCGCCATCGCGGTGGTGGTGGAGGAGTCGGGCGGGATGGCGGGGATCGTCACCACCGAGGATCTGATCGAGGAGGTGGTGGGCGAGATCTTCAGCGAGCAGGACGAGCCCGAGCCCGCGCTGATCCACCGCGAGGCGGACGGCACCGCGCTGGTGCAGGCGATCGCGCCGATCCGCGAGGTGAACCGGGCCCTCGATCTCGACCTGCCCGAGGGCGACGGCTGGAGCACGATCGCAGGCCTCGCCATCCACCTCGCCGGCAGGATCCCGGAGAAGGGGACGCGGCTCGAGGTGCGGGACAGGAGCGTCCTCGAGGTGCTCGAGGCATCGCCGCGGCGGGTGCGCCTGGTGCGCGTGGTGCCGCCGCCCCGACTCGCAGCTGGCGAGGAGCCCGCCGAGTAA